From a region of the Enterobacter sp. JBIWA008 genome:
- a CDS encoding PepSY-associated TM helix domain-containing protein — MTTCTSRAAWGNLLRRLHFYVGLFVGPFIFFAALTGTLYVATPQLENALYRHALHTDSVGEPQPLAEQIAVAEKTVGSDLRLHAVRPALVEGETTRVMFADPKLGPSENRAIFIDPVSLAVLGDLTVYGTSGILPLRQTIDYLHTSLMLGDIGRLYSELAASWMWVAALGGIVLWFYTRPKRRINNRFQNRRRVHVTLGWSLLGGMLLFSATGLTWSQWAGGNVDKLRAEMNWLTPQVNTTLSGQHEIVDEHAEHRGHHGGMMMPEMAMDLTRFDGVLSAARNAGIDANRLEIRPAKTADRGWTVTEIDRSWPTQVDAVAVDPHTMQVLDRTRFEDFPLMAKLTRWGVDFHMGILFGLVNQLLLVAFGLALCVLIIWGYRMWWMRRPAQSAVSPVQTLCQSWLALSGWGRGVTLIISVLLGLALPVMGVSLALFVLVDWLRWRAAARVTLAESSAK; from the coding sequence ATGACTACCTGCACCTCGCGCGCGGCATGGGGAAACCTGCTGCGTCGCCTTCATTTCTACGTTGGGCTGTTTGTCGGCCCGTTTATCTTCTTCGCCGCGCTGACCGGAACGCTGTATGTGGCGACCCCACAGCTGGAAAACGCACTCTACCGGCACGCGCTCCACACGGATTCAGTGGGCGAGCCACAGCCTCTGGCGGAACAAATCGCCGTGGCGGAAAAAACCGTTGGATCAGATTTACGTTTGCATGCCGTTCGCCCGGCGCTGGTTGAAGGTGAAACCACCCGCGTGATGTTTGCTGACCCGAAACTTGGGCCATCGGAGAACCGGGCTATCTTTATTGATCCGGTAAGCCTGGCGGTGCTGGGAGATCTGACGGTATACGGCACCAGCGGGATTTTACCCCTGCGTCAGACCATTGATTACCTGCATACGTCCCTGATGCTGGGCGACATTGGGCGCCTTTACAGCGAGCTTGCGGCCTCGTGGATGTGGGTAGCCGCGCTGGGCGGTATTGTCCTGTGGTTTTATACCCGACCCAAGCGGCGGATCAACAATCGCTTCCAGAACCGGCGTCGGGTGCACGTGACGCTGGGCTGGAGTCTGCTGGGTGGAATGCTGCTGTTCTCAGCAACCGGCCTGACCTGGTCTCAGTGGGCTGGGGGGAACGTTGATAAGCTGCGGGCTGAGATGAACTGGCTAACCCCGCAGGTGAACACGACGCTTTCCGGCCAACATGAGATTGTGGATGAACATGCCGAACATAGAGGTCATCACGGCGGAATGATGATGCCGGAAATGGCGATGGATTTGACGCGGTTTGATGGGGTGTTAAGCGCTGCGCGTAACGCAGGGATTGATGCCAACAGGCTGGAGATCCGCCCGGCGAAAACGGCGGATCGCGGCTGGACGGTGACGGAAATCGATCGCAGCTGGCCGACCCAGGTGGACGCCGTGGCGGTTGATCCACATACGATGCAGGTCCTGGACAGAACCCGATTCGAGGATTTTCCGTTAATGGCAAAACTGACCCGCTGGGGCGTGGATTTCCATATGGGGATCTTATTCGGGCTGGTGAATCAGCTGCTGCTCGTGGCGTTCGGCCTCGCCCTGTGCGTGCTCATCATATGGGGTTACCGGATGTGGTGGATGCGTCGTCCGGCACAGTCGGCAGTAAGTCCGGTACAGACGCTTTGTCAGAGCTGGCTGGCGCTGTCAGGGTGGGGAAGAGGGGTTACGCTGATAATCAGCGTACTGCTGGGGCTGGCCCTGCCGGTCATGGGCGTGAGCCTGGCGCTGTTTGTTCTGGTGGACTGGCTGCGCTGGCGAGCGGCAGCCAGGGTGACGCTCGCCGAATCATCCGCTAAATAA
- a CDS encoding DUF2946 domain-containing protein has protein sequence MDNLQHQPNRKRAAALTALFAILLIVVAPLISVSLQKDPMSTMPGMHHDMSMMSMDEHHGDMPHAMPVDHAEACGYCVLLAHVPGVMLALIVLLSVVLQRLRVKPPRQAVSHWHFFPWLYPDTRAPPRQSALSL, from the coding sequence GTGGATAACTTACAGCATCAGCCTAACCGGAAACGCGCAGCGGCATTGACCGCGCTGTTTGCGATCCTGCTGATCGTGGTGGCGCCGCTTATCTCCGTCTCCTTGCAGAAAGATCCCATGAGCACCATGCCGGGCATGCATCATGACATGAGCATGATGTCGATGGACGAGCATCACGGCGATATGCCGCACGCGATGCCTGTCGACCATGCAGAAGCGTGCGGCTACTGCGTGCTGTTAGCGCATGTCCCTGGCGTGATGCTGGCGCTCATCGTCCTGCTCAGCGTGGTGCTGCAAAGGCTTCGCGTTAAGCCGCCGCGCCAGGCGGTCAGCCACTGGCACTTTTTCCCCTGGCTTTACCCTGATACCCGCGCGCCGCCGCGGCAGTCTGCTTTATCCCTTTAA
- a CDS encoding YfiR family protein, producing the protein MWRILVRNLFLISFFRLTLVLTLFLMMGPAAAGTLTETDKSVRSIVSGIVSYTRWPSLSGQPRLCVYATSHYTHALSGDEGHNELPYTPVIVRNDREALAATCDAIYFGSESPAKQLELISQYQGRALLLISEQNPECVIGSAFCLIIDRGQVRFSVNLDALTRSGVRVNPDVLMLARNKQHG; encoded by the coding sequence ATGTGGCGGATTCTGGTGAGAAATTTATTCTTGATCTCTTTTTTCCGACTCACTCTGGTGCTAACGCTGTTCCTTATGATGGGCCCTGCGGCGGCAGGCACGCTTACGGAGACGGATAAATCGGTACGCTCGATTGTCTCAGGCATTGTGAGCTATACGCGATGGCCGTCACTATCCGGGCAGCCCAGACTTTGCGTCTATGCCACTTCTCACTATACGCACGCGCTCAGCGGCGACGAAGGGCACAACGAGTTACCCTATACTCCCGTTATTGTACGTAACGATCGGGAAGCCCTGGCCGCTACGTGCGATGCGATTTATTTCGGGTCTGAATCACCGGCAAAACAACTTGAATTAATAAGTCAATATCAGGGCAGAGCGTTGCTATTAATCTCAGAGCAAAATCCGGAATGTGTAATTGGCAGTGCCTTTTGCCTGATAATCGATCGCGGCCAGGTACGGTTCTCCGTCAACCTGGATGCGTTGACGCGCAGTGGCGTAAGAGTCAATCCGGATGTATTAATGCTGGCACGGAATAAGCAGCATGGATAA
- the trmD gene encoding tRNA (guanosine(37)-N1)-methyltransferase TrmD, giving the protein MWIGIISLFPEMFRAITDYGVTGRAVKNGLLSIQSWSPRDFTHDRHRTVDDRPYGGGPGMLMMVQPLRDAIHTAKAAAGEGAKVIYLSPQGRKLDQAGVSELATNQKLILVCGRYEGIDERVIQTEIDEEWSIGDYVLSGGELPAMTLIDSVARFIPGVLGHEASATEDSFADGLLDCPHYTRPEVLEGMEVPAVLLSGNHAEIRRWRLKQSLGRTWLRRPELLENLALTEEQAKLLAEFKTEHAHQQHEHDGNA; this is encoded by the coding sequence GTAAAGAATGGCCTGCTGAGCATCCAGAGCTGGAGTCCTCGTGACTTTACTCATGACCGGCACCGTACCGTGGACGATCGTCCTTACGGCGGCGGACCGGGGATGCTAATGATGGTGCAACCCTTACGGGACGCCATTCACACAGCAAAAGCCGCGGCAGGTGAAGGCGCAAAGGTGATTTATCTGTCACCTCAGGGACGCAAGCTTGATCAAGCGGGCGTGAGCGAACTGGCGACGAATCAAAAACTGATTCTGGTCTGTGGACGCTACGAAGGGATAGATGAGCGCGTAATTCAAACCGAGATTGACGAAGAATGGTCTATCGGCGATTACGTTCTCAGCGGTGGTGAGTTACCCGCAATGACGCTGATTGACTCCGTTGCCCGGTTCATTCCGGGGGTTCTGGGCCATGAAGCTTCGGCAACGGAAGATTCCTTTGCCGATGGGTTGCTGGATTGTCCACACTATACTCGTCCTGAAGTGTTAGAAGGGATGGAAGTACCGGCGGTGTTACTGTCTGGAAACCATGCCGAGATACGTCGCTGGCGTTTGAAGCAGTCGCTGGGCCGAACCTGGCTTAGAAGACCTGAACTTCTGGAAAACCTGGCTCTGACTGAAGAGCAAGCAAAGTTGCTGGCCGAGTTCAAAACTGAACACGCGCACCAGCAGCATGAACATGATGGGAATGCGTAA
- a CDS encoding OmpA family protein, producing the protein MLKRYFAPLVLASLVLAGCQSPPEGKFTPEQIAAMKSYGFNELNGDWSLGMSDTILFAKNDARLRSESETQIQSMASRLAETGLTHARMDGHTDNYGEESYNEALSLKRANAVAEAWSKGANIPRSNLTTRGLGQKYPVASNSTPQGRAENRRVAVVISTP; encoded by the coding sequence ATGTTAAAACGTTACTTCGCGCCGTTAGTACTGGCCTCACTGGTTCTGGCAGGCTGCCAGTCGCCGCCGGAAGGCAAATTCACTCCTGAGCAAATTGCGGCGATGAAGTCTTACGGTTTTAACGAACTGAACGGTGACTGGTCGCTTGGCATGTCGGACACCATCCTGTTTGCTAAAAATGACGCCAGACTGCGTTCTGAGAGTGAAACGCAGATCCAGTCCATGGCCTCTCGCCTGGCGGAAACAGGCCTGACCCATGCGCGAATGGACGGTCACACGGATAATTACGGTGAAGAAAGCTACAACGAAGCGCTGTCGTTAAAACGCGCCAATGCCGTGGCCGAAGCCTGGTCGAAGGGTGCAAATATCCCACGCAGCAATCTCACCACGCGGGGGTTAGGTCAAAAATACCCGGTTGCGAGCAACAGCACCCCGCAAGGGCGCGCTGAAAACCGCCGCGTCGCGGTGGTGATCAGCACGCCATAG
- the dgcN gene encoding diguanylate cyclase DgcN: MDKDFTSTPRPTFKRTLRRNSMISVIITMTLIWLLLCFASVVTLKQYAQKNLELTGATMSHSLEASLVFNDSLAANETLAALGKQGQFAVAEVINAHKKRFAYWSWNPEDNNDTLGALVSRWLFPVPIAQPVMHNGATIGEIRLTARDSLIGHFIWTSFAVLTGCILFAAVVALIITQSLHHGMVTALQNITDVVHDVRTNRNFSRRVKDGRIEEFHQFGEDFNSLLDEMEEWQLKLQAKNAQLLRTAMHDPLTGLANRAAFRNSISALMNDPSAKTNSALLFLDGDNFKFINDTWGHAAGDCVLIEVASRMMEFGDKRHQSYRLGGDEFAMVLYGVHSELEVQHICAALSQQFIRPFDLHNGQKASMSLSIGFALAWENASVEALLERADRNMYQVKNQRTKTIS; this comes from the coding sequence ATGGATAAAGATTTCACTTCAACGCCGCGTCCGACGTTTAAAAGAACGTTGAGGCGAAACAGCATGATAAGCGTCATTATCACAATGACGTTAATATGGCTGTTACTCTGTTTTGCATCCGTCGTGACGTTAAAACAATATGCGCAAAAGAATCTAGAATTAACCGGCGCCACAATGAGTCACAGCCTGGAAGCCTCGCTGGTATTCAACGACTCGCTGGCGGCCAACGAAACGCTTGCAGCCCTGGGCAAACAGGGGCAGTTTGCCGTGGCCGAGGTTATCAACGCGCATAAAAAGCGGTTTGCCTACTGGTCCTGGAACCCGGAGGATAACAACGATACGCTGGGCGCACTGGTCAGCCGCTGGCTTTTCCCCGTACCGATTGCGCAGCCTGTCATGCATAACGGCGCAACGATCGGCGAAATTCGCCTTACCGCGCGTGACAGTTTGATCGGCCACTTCATCTGGACGTCGTTTGCCGTACTTACCGGCTGTATTCTCTTTGCCGCTGTCGTTGCGCTCATCATTACCCAGTCTTTGCATCACGGGATGGTCACGGCCCTGCAAAACATTACAGACGTCGTGCATGACGTTCGCACTAACCGCAACTTCTCCCGCCGGGTGAAAGACGGGCGTATCGAAGAGTTTCACCAGTTTGGTGAAGACTTCAACAGCCTTCTGGATGAAATGGAAGAGTGGCAGCTGAAGCTCCAGGCGAAAAACGCTCAGCTGTTGCGTACCGCCATGCATGACCCGCTCACCGGTCTTGCCAACCGCGCTGCGTTTCGTAACAGCATTTCGGCCTTAATGAACGACCCTTCGGCCAAAACAAACTCGGCCCTGCTCTTCCTCGACGGTGATAATTTTAAGTTTATTAACGACACCTGGGGTCACGCGGCAGGAGACTGCGTGCTGATCGAAGTCGCCAGCAGGATGATGGAGTTTGGCGACAAACGTCATCAGTCCTATCGCCTCGGCGGTGATGAATTTGCCATGGTGCTGTACGGCGTGCACTCCGAGCTTGAGGTTCAACACATTTGTGCTGCGCTATCGCAGCAGTTTATCCGTCCGTTTGATCTTCATAACGGACAAAAAGCATCAATGTCACTCAGCATTGGCTTTGCTCTGGCGTGGGAAAATGCTTCTGTGGAAGCATTACTGGAGAGGGCTGACCGCAATATGTACCAGGTTAAAAACCAGCGTACGAAAACAATAAGTTAG
- the rplS gene encoding 50S ribosomal protein L19, which translates to MSNIIKQLEQEQMKQDVPSFRPGDTVEVKVWVVEGSKKRLQAFEGVVIAIRNRGLHSAFTVRKISNGEGVERVFQTHSPVVDSIAVKRRGAVRKAKLYYLRERTGKSARIKERLN; encoded by the coding sequence ATGAGCAACATTATTAAGCAACTTGAACAAGAGCAGATGAAGCAGGACGTACCTTCCTTCCGTCCAGGTGACACCGTGGAAGTGAAAGTATGGGTTGTTGAAGGTTCCAAAAAACGTCTGCAGGCATTCGAGGGCGTGGTTATCGCTATTCGTAACCGCGGTCTGCACTCTGCATTCACTGTTCGTAAAATTTCCAACGGCGAAGGCGTTGAGCGTGTCTTCCAGACTCACTCTCCGGTAGTTGACAGCATTGCTGTTAAACGTCGTGGTGCTGTACGTAAAGCTAAACTGTACTACCTGCGTGAGCGTACCGGTAAGTCTGCTCGTATTAAAGAGCGTCTTAACTAA
- a CDS encoding DUF2799 domain-containing protein: MRSIALALLSLFLTGCQINPYTFQPDWTSPSWFDAGKEDAMNGLPVKDNQTLADSFNDTHVDRSEYLRGYADGQKKVCEEGFIHAWGLAGKSFPASCDTTENAAKLRASWQKGMDESMRSSRLN, from the coding sequence ATGCGTTCAATTGCTCTCGCGCTGTTGTCGCTGTTTTTAACGGGCTGTCAGATCAATCCTTACACCTTCCAGCCCGACTGGACCAGTCCATCCTGGTTTGATGCTGGTAAAGAAGACGCCATGAATGGCCTGCCGGTTAAAGATAACCAGACCCTGGCCGATAGTTTTAACGACACCCACGTTGATCGTAGTGAATATCTTCGCGGCTATGCCGATGGTCAGAAGAAAGTCTGTGAAGAGGGGTTTATTCATGCCTGGGGATTAGCCGGCAAATCGTTCCCTGCCAGTTGCGATACAACCGAAAACGCGGCAAAACTGCGCGCGTCATGGCAGAAAGGAATGGATGAAAGTATGCGTTCCAGCAGACTGAATTAA